From Haloarcula hispanica ATCC 33960, the proteins below share one genomic window:
- the moaC gene encoding cyclic pyranopterin monophosphate synthase MoaC: MPEEFTHVDEDGDAQMVDVGDKAESQRRAVARGQIRLTESTLAAIDADEVEKGDVLTTARIGAIQAVKHTWETVPMCHQIPITNVEVEFTVGDAAVEITVAVETVGKTGCEMEALEGVTTGLNVVWDMVKANEKDEDGEYPATAIEDIRVVEKTVDR; encoded by the coding sequence GACGGGGACGCACAGATGGTGGATGTGGGAGACAAGGCCGAGAGCCAGCGCCGCGCGGTCGCACGCGGACAAATTCGGCTCACCGAGTCCACGCTGGCGGCCATCGACGCCGACGAGGTGGAGAAAGGCGACGTGCTGACGACGGCCCGCATCGGCGCGATTCAGGCGGTCAAGCACACCTGGGAGACAGTGCCGATGTGCCACCAGATTCCTATCACGAACGTCGAAGTCGAGTTCACCGTCGGCGACGCGGCCGTCGAAATCACCGTTGCCGTCGAGACGGTCGGCAAGACCGGCTGCGAGATGGAGGCGCTGGAGGGCGTGACGACCGGCCTCAACGTCGTGTGGGACATGGTGAAGGCAAACGAGAAAGACGAGGACGGCGAGTACCCCGCGACGGCCATCGAAGACATCCGCGTGGTCGAGAAGACCGTCGACCGGTGA
- a CDS encoding molybdopterin synthase — MQVLGIVGHSESGKTTLVERLTQRLSGSGRVATVKHCTHAPDVDTDGKDTARHRDAGAAETVALTDDGEWYATGESRTLDETLDALAPDYDYALVEGYSDASIPKVVLDDREVADPVVHRAPHGADADLDDIVAAMEERDPYITLETLVADVKRDPDEVYSGAIATFTGRVRAQEGPEDQPTELLEFERYDEVATEKMAALRRDLEARDGVYAVRLHHKTGVVDAGEDIVFVVILAGHRGEAFRAVEDGINRLKEEVPLFKKEVTVDEEFWAHER; from the coding sequence ATGCAAGTCCTCGGTATCGTCGGCCACTCCGAGTCGGGGAAGACCACGCTGGTCGAGCGGCTGACCCAGCGGCTCTCCGGGTCCGGACGCGTCGCGACGGTCAAACACTGCACGCACGCCCCGGACGTCGACACGGACGGAAAAGACACGGCTCGCCACCGCGACGCCGGCGCGGCCGAGACGGTCGCGCTCACCGACGACGGCGAGTGGTACGCGACGGGCGAATCCCGAACGCTCGATGAGACGCTGGACGCGCTCGCGCCCGATTACGACTACGCACTTGTCGAGGGATATTCGGACGCGAGCATCCCGAAGGTCGTTCTGGACGACCGCGAGGTCGCCGACCCCGTCGTGCATCGCGCACCCCACGGCGCGGACGCCGATCTCGACGACATCGTCGCGGCGATGGAGGAACGGGACCCCTACATCACGCTGGAGACGCTCGTAGCGGACGTAAAGCGGGATCCGGACGAAGTCTACTCCGGCGCAATTGCGACCTTCACCGGGCGCGTCCGCGCACAGGAGGGACCGGAGGACCAGCCGACGGAACTGCTTGAGTTCGAGCGCTACGACGAGGTCGCCACAGAGAAGATGGCCGCGCTCCGGCGGGACCTCGAAGCGCGGGACGGCGTCTACGCGGTTCGCCTGCACCACAAGACCGGGGTAGTCGACGCTGGCGAGGACATCGTCTTCGTGGTCATCCTGGCCGGCCACCGGGGCGAGGCGTTCCGTGCTGTCGAAGACGGCATCAACCGTCTCAAGGAGGAGGTGCCGCTGTTCAAGAAAGAGGTCACCGTCGACGAGGAGTTCTGGGCGCACGAGCGGTAA
- a CDS encoding ABC transporter permease: protein MSRVLSRGETRAGHAVGVRELVPVLGAVLLLYFVVPVMVLVLTYSPTALLTSLTETYVINAAITSLVAALGSTTIAVVFGLPLAYWLSKNTGMLATAAMGVVVLPLVLPPIVSGMLLLTVVGPNGLGGLTDLALTRSLLGVVAAQTFVASPFFVVTAKAAFDGIDDHLEEASRSLGRDWVGTMRSVTVPLAKPGLLAGLVLTFARAMGEFGATMMLAYYPRTLPVQIWASFISDGLDAALPVAVVLLSVALGTLLIVHALRATPWR from the coding sequence ATGTCCCGAGTACTGTCACGCGGTGAGACCAGAGCCGGCCACGCGGTCGGCGTGCGCGAACTCGTGCCCGTCCTGGGAGCGGTGCTGCTCCTGTATTTCGTCGTCCCGGTGATGGTGCTCGTGCTCACGTACTCCCCGACAGCGCTACTGACGAGTCTGACCGAGACGTACGTCATCAACGCCGCAATCACGTCGCTCGTCGCCGCGCTCGGCAGTACCACCATCGCCGTCGTGTTCGGCCTGCCGTTGGCCTACTGGCTCTCGAAGAACACTGGCATGCTGGCGACCGCCGCGATGGGGGTCGTCGTCCTGCCGCTCGTCCTCCCACCGATCGTCAGCGGGATGTTGCTGTTGACCGTCGTCGGCCCGAACGGACTCGGCGGCCTTACCGACCTGGCGCTGACCCGGTCGCTGCTGGGCGTCGTCGCCGCCCAGACGTTCGTCGCGTCGCCGTTCTTCGTCGTCACCGCCAAGGCCGCCTTCGACGGCATCGACGACCACCTCGAAGAGGCCTCCCGGTCGCTGGGCCGTGACTGGGTCGGGACGATGCGCTCGGTGACGGTGCCGCTCGCAAAGCCCGGCCTGCTCGCCGGCCTCGTACTGACCTTCGCCCGCGCGATGGGCGAGTTCGGCGCGACGATGATGCTGGCGTACTACCCGCGGACGCTGCCGGTCCAGATCTGGGCCTCGTTCATCTCGGACGGACTGGACGCGGCGCTTCCCGTGGCAGTGGTCCTGCTGAGCGTCGCGCTCGGGACGCTGCTGATAGTCCATGCGCTGCGGGCGACACCGTGGCGATAA